A stretch of the Medicago truncatula cultivar Jemalong A17 chromosome 5, MtrunA17r5.0-ANR, whole genome shotgun sequence genome encodes the following:
- the LOC11436461 gene encoding transcription factor MYB1, protein MYVCMYRWSLIAARLPGRTANDVKNYWHTNLRKKVIPRKEEKEEKEKSKESMIKSHEVIKPRPRTFSTHSLWLKKKHNFVSNGSATKLVISSEDGNVPRECDKTTLPNLIDSSSSHSPWLKKNHSLPTTLMASREDVNIPRECDKTTLPNVGDAQTCVGNDPSSTTWWESLLNMDEERSNEKIDSSSLLPKENFTLEFSNVEDFFNNGPTVSDSDWDSNLYDFNFFGVFN, encoded by the coding sequence atgtatgtatgtatgtatagaTGGTCTTTGATTGCTGCAAGGCTTCCGGGTAGGACAGCTAATGATGTGAAGAATTATTGGCACACAAATTTGCGCAAAAAAGTGATTccaagaaaagaagaaaaggaagaaaaagagaaatctAAAGAAAGCATGATCAAATCTCATGAAGTTATCAAGCCTCGACCTCGAACTTTTTCAACTCATTCACTATGGTTGAAGAAGAAACATAATTTCGTGAGTAATGGTAGTGCAACAAAACTAGTGATTTCAAGTGAAGATGGCAATGTTCCAAGAGAGTGTGACAAGACTACACTCCCAAATCTCATTGATTCTTCTTCAAGTCATTCACCATGGTTGAAGAAGAATCATAGTCTTCCAACAACACTAATGGCTTCAAGAGAAGATGTTAATATTCCAAGAGAGTGTGACAAGACTACACTCCCAAATGTTGGTGATGCACAAACATGTGTTGGCAATGACCCATCATCTACAACATGGTGGGAGAGTTTGTTGAACATGGATGAAGAAAGAAGCAATGAGAAAATTGATTCTTCCTCTTTATTACCAAAGGAGAATTTCACTTTGGAGTTTTCAAATGTGGaggatttttttaataatggtcCCACGGTCAGTGATTCCGATTGGGATTCCAATCTTTATGATTTCAATTTCTTTGGGGTCTTTAATTAG
- the LOC11430111 gene encoding LOW QUALITY PROTEIN: transcription factor MYB114 (The sequence of the model RefSeq protein was modified relative to this genomic sequence to represent the inferred CDS: deleted 1 base in 1 codon): protein MEKTRSLRKGAWTYEEDKLLKACIQKYGEGKWHLVSQRAGLNRCRKSCRLRWVNYLCPNIKRESFAEDEVDMILRLHKLLGNRWSLIAARLPGRTANDVKNFWHTHLRKKVVSETKEKKEKEKPKETMKAHEVIKPQP from the exons ATGGAGAAGACTAGAAGTTTGAGAAAAGGTGCATGGACATATGAGGAAGACAAGCTACTCAAGGCTTGTATACAGAAGTATGGTGAAGGAAAATGGCATTTAGTTTCTCAAAGAGCAg GATTGAATAGATGTCGAAAAAGTTGTAGATTGAGGTGGGTAAATTATTTATGCCCCAACATCAAAAGGGAAAGCTTTGCTGAGGAT GAAGTTGATATGATCCTAAGGTTACACAAACTTCTAGGGAATAG ATGGTCATTGATTGCTGCAAGGCTTCCTGGTAGAACTGCTAATGATGTGAAAAACTTTTGGCACACACATTTGCGGAAGAAGGTTGTttcagaaacaaaagaaaagaaagaaaaagagaaacctAAGGAAACAATGAAAGCTCATGAAGTTATTAAACCCCAACCTTGA